One genomic region from Mycoplasmopsis columbina encodes:
- a CDS encoding metallophosphoesterase family protein, translating into MKLIIFSDIHEDGFTAEEFIKKEIKAAKAKNEEYLVINAGDSQLPDEWVEKHFDYYVKGLEDKDSKFEKTIQFTIGEKNEKSLNFVLTHGSDLTEEPVFLIMESKMPKIFQKFAEKNNITTKRNCFIFGFSHYPMDVNLKNETYIINPGSATLPKNGSVATYAVVDFDEKEQVIKNVKFNNTSILNDYDEMHIVHI; encoded by the coding sequence ATGAAGTTAATTATTTTTAGTGATATTCATGAAGATGGTTTTACTGCAGAAGAATTTATTAAAAAAGAAATTAAGGCTGCTAAAGCTAAAAATGAAGAATATCTAGTTATTAATGCAGGAGATAGTCAATTACCTGATGAATGAGTTGAAAAACACTTTGATTATTATGTTAAAGGCTTAGAAGACAAAGACAGTAAATTTGAAAAAACCATTCAATTTACTATTGGTGAAAAAAATGAAAAATCATTAAATTTTGTTTTAACTCATGGAAGCGATTTAACAGAAGAACCCGTTTTTCTAATAATGGAATCAAAAATGCCTAAAATTTTTCAGAAATTTGCAGAGAAAAACAATATAACTACAAAAAGAAATTGTTTTATTTTCGGTTTTTCACATTATCCAATGGATGTTAATTTAAAAAATGAAACATATATTATTAATCCTGGATCAGCAACACTGCCAAAAAATGGATCAGTAGCAACATATGCTGTTGTTGATTTTGATGAAAAAGAGCAGGTTATCAAAAACGTTAAATTTAACAACACATCAATTTTAAATGATTATGATGAAATGCATATAGTGCATATTTAG
- a CDS encoding Cof-type HAD-IIB family hydrolase — protein sequence MEQETKRKFLFAIDLDGTLLASSSTGEIHEKTLNAIQRAKNEGHVICILTGRPWRSTKPIYERLGLDTIVANYNGAQIHNPKDENFIPYIKYLDLNEMLYVLGDPKVAAEISNVAIEGPGWVQLQKRDKDLESVFGFRESPKFVVGINYNKIPLKPTGIIFDVKKTTNVEELRAYLKRKYGDLGEFSYWSKGKGLTPVFDITNVSVNKGRALSLLCRYYNIELENTIALGDGFNDVPMFKVAKISVAVGNASSDVKKYATVRLRKHNDEGAVGEFIERILNEPEKTIEKSNQVLQRMMKQRSSFDSEDE from the coding sequence ATGGAACAAGAGACAAAAAGAAAATTTTTATTTGCCATTGATTTAGACGGGACATTGTTAGCATCTTCATCTACAGGTGAAATTCATGAAAAAACCTTGAATGCAATTCAAAGAGCTAAAAACGAAGGTCATGTTATTTGTATTTTGACAGGACGTCCATGAAGAAGTACTAAACCAATTTATGAAAGATTAGGATTGGATACAATTGTTGCTAACTACAATGGCGCGCAAATTCACAATCCTAAAGATGAGAATTTTATTCCTTACATTAAATATCTTGATCTAAATGAAATGTTATACGTTCTTGGAGATCCAAAAGTTGCAGCAGAAATTTCTAATGTTGCAATTGAAGGACCTGGATGAGTTCAATTGCAAAAAAGAGACAAAGATTTAGAAAGCGTTTTTGGATTCAGAGAAAGTCCAAAATTCGTTGTAGGAATTAATTACAACAAGATTCCACTTAAGCCAACAGGAATTATATTTGATGTTAAAAAAACAACAAATGTTGAAGAATTAAGAGCTTATTTGAAAAGAAAATATGGTGATTTAGGGGAATTTTCTTATTGATCAAAAGGTAAAGGATTGACACCAGTTTTTGATATTACCAATGTTTCGGTTAACAAAGGAAGAGCTTTAAGCTTATTATGTCGTTATTACAACATTGAACTAGAAAATACAATTGCGCTTGGCGATGGTTTTAATGATGTTCCTATGTTCAAAGTTGCCAAAATTTCAGTTGCAGTTGGGAATGCATCTTCTGATGTTAAAAAATATGCAACGGTAAGATTGAGAAAACACAATGATGAAGGTGCAGTTGGTGAATTTATTGAAAGAATTCTTAACGAACCTGAAAAAACAATAGAAAAAAGTAACCAAGTATTACAAAGAATGATGAAACAACGTTCATCATTTGATAGCGAAGATGAATAA
- a CDS encoding ribonuclease HIII → MNKNQFIILPNLTFLKDKKIIGIDETGVGDYFGPIVSCAAFIPLKNIENVKALGIKDSKKIADKKILKISDELSKLVYYSIHHLSPQGYNSLNKIYNSNELKMFSHLNAIQKLQERLEIDYIFIDQYSTLNSIEKYYETFMSKNWANLKPFKTQVLLSTKAEDIDLSVAVASVLARGYFLRYMKDMNEKYNIEFPLGAGKKVKEFVQEFNKKNSVDTLNKVAKMHFKINK, encoded by the coding sequence ATGAATAAAAATCAGTTTATAATTTTGCCTAATTTGACTTTTTTAAAGGATAAGAAAATCATAGGAATTGATGAGACTGGAGTTGGAGATTATTTTGGTCCCATTGTTTCGTGCGCTGCTTTTATTCCTCTAAAGAATATAGAAAATGTAAAAGCTTTAGGTATTAAAGATAGTAAAAAAATAGCAGACAAAAAAATTTTAAAAATAAGTGATGAATTGAGTAAACTTGTTTATTATTCAATTCATCACTTATCTCCGCAGGGATACAATTCACTAAATAAAATCTATAACTCAAACGAATTAAAAATGTTTTCGCATTTAAACGCGATTCAAAAATTACAAGAGAGATTAGAAATAGATTACATATTTATTGATCAATATTCAACATTAAATAGTATTGAAAAATATTATGAAACTTTTATGTCTAAAAATTGAGCAAATTTAAAACCATTTAAAACTCAAGTTCTTTTAAGTACTAAGGCTGAAGATATAGATTTAAGTGTTGCAGTTGCTTCTGTTTTAGCAAGAGGATATTTTTTAAGATATATGAAAGATATGAACGAAAAATATAATATTGAATTTCCTCTAGGAGCAGGCAAAAAGGTCAAAGAATTTGTACAAGAATTTAATAAAAAAAATTCTGTAGACACATTAAATAAAGTTGCAAAAATGCATTTTAAAATAAACAAATAA